From the Malus domestica chromosome 17, GDT2T_hap1 genome, one window contains:
- the LOC103405766 gene encoding ribonuclease S-6-like codes for MGITGMIYMVTMVFSLIVLILSSSAVKFDYFQFTQQYQPAVCSSNPTPCKDPPDKLFTVHGLWPSNVNGSDPKKCKTTILNPQTITNLTAQLEIIWPNVLNRKAHARFWRKQWRKHGTCGYPTIADDMHYFSTVIEMYITKKQNVSEILSKAKIKPEKKFRTRDDIVNAISQSIDYKKPKLKCKNNNQITELVEVGLCSDNNLTQFIDCPRPFPQGSPFFCPTNNIQY; via the exons ATGGGGATTACAGGGATGATATATATGGTTACAATGGTATTTTCATTAATTGTATTAATATTGTCTTCGTCCGCGGTGAAATTCGATTATTTTCAATTTACGCAGCAATATCAGCCGGCTGTCTGCAGCTCTAATCCTACTCCTTGTAAGGATCCTCCTGACAAGTTGTTTACGGTTCATGGTTTGTGGCCTTCAAATGTTAATGGAAGTGACCCCAAGAAATGCAAAACTACAATCTTGAACCCTCAAACG ATAACAAATCTTACAGCCCAGCTGGAAATTATTTGGCCAAACGTACTCAATCGAAAGGCTCATGCACGCTTCTGGCGTAAACAGTGGCGTAAACATGGCACCTGTGGGTACCCCACAATAGCGGACGACATGCATTACTTTAGCACAGTAATCGAAATGTACATaaccaagaaacaaaatgtCTCTGAAATCCTCTCAAAGGCGAAAATTAAACCGGAGAAGAAATTCAGGACACGGGACGACATTGTGAATGCCATAAGCCAAAGTATCGACTATAAGAAACCAAAACTCAAGTGCAAGAACAATAATCAGATAACTGAATTGGTTGAGGTCGGTCTTTGCAGCGATAACAACTTAACGCAGTTCATAGATTGCCCCCGCCCATTTCCACAAGGATCACCATTTTTCTGCCCCACCAATAATATTCAGTATTAA